The genomic DNA ATCTTCGTAAATTACCTTATATAAACCTGTTCCTTCTCGCAATTTCCTGTTAACCTCAACCTTTAAGTCATGGTCTTTTGCAGGTATATACATAAGAACTTTTTCCCGATCAGTAAGAGCCACACCGATCTCATGATTTAATATCTTCTGTACCAGAGGCATAGTAAATTTGATTTTTTCAAAAATATCTTGATTTTCCTGACTGTTCATATACCCTCCCACTTAGTATTTAAAGTTACTGCCATTACCGTTACTAGACCACATTTTGTAATTTAATCTTCCTTTTTCTTTTCCTTCACAGTCAAAATAACTAACGCTCCGATAAGCGGTCCTGCAGCCAATGTAGCAAAAGCAAATACATAATTGTTTGTGGCATCAAGGACCATACCTACCGCCAATGGAGACAAAAGTGAACCTAATTGCCAGATTGTATTTACTAATCCTGTAGCCGATCCTACCAATCGCAATTCTACTAGTTCTCCAACAAAAACGCTCAAAACAGGAGTATATAAAAAAGCTGCAATGCCAAGAAAGGGAGCAGTAATATACACAAATGTAATATTTGTATTGATTCCAAAAAAAAGTAAAAGTGGAGCGAATACTATGATCATCCAAAAGATCAGTATCTTTTTCTTTTTTCCAAAAACATCTGTAAGAATACCAGCAGCAGGTTTACATAGTAGTGCAGCAATACCATATATAGACATAACCACGCCAGCTTCCACTAAAGAAAAATGCAATGCTTTATGCATATATGTGTTAGCCCAGGTGGCTGTGCCCCATGTCGCCCACATGGCACAAAAACCTACAAAAGCTGTAATCATTAAATCTCTGTTTTTCAACAACATTCCTATATCTGTAAAAAATTTTGCTGCTTTTTGAGATTGCTTGCTTCCTAATGAACTTGTACGCTCCTTCAAAATAAAGTAAGCGAACACTAAAGCAATAATAGACAGGACGCCCGATATAATAAAGGAAACCTTCCAACCTTGGGAATTAGCAATAGTAGGAACAAATAAGTTAACAACGGTCACTCCTAGAGATGAAGCAGTAAAAAAGAATCCCATCGCAGTGCCGCGGCCTTTACCAGGAAACCAGTCAAAAATAGCTCGAACACATGCTGAATACACCCCACCTGACCCAACTCCTGCTAAAATTCTATATATAAATCCTTGCTCATATGACTGGATAGTCCCCATTAGCGCAGTAAAAAGGCCCATTAAAATGAAAGACCATAATATAACTTTACGATAACCAAGACGATCCGCTAGCAAACCACCCGGCAGTTGGGTTAATACGTAGCCGATATAAAATGCTGTCATATAACTTCCTGCATCTTTAGCAGTCATTGCTAAATCTTTAACTGCTAAA from Pelorhabdus rhamnosifermentans includes the following:
- a CDS encoding MFS transporter, translated to MKIKNVDITGMQIGVLIIVWLAFLLSFVGRLAWPPIMPLAVKDLAMTAKDAGSYMTAFYIGYVLTQLPGGLLADRLGYRKVILWSFILMGLFTALMGTIQSYEQGFIYRILAGVGSGGVYSACVRAIFDWFPGKGRGTAMGFFFTASSLGVTVVNLFVPTIANSQGWKVSFIISGVLSIIALVFAYFILKERTSSLGSKQSQKAAKFFTDIGMLLKNRDLMITAFVGFCAMWATWGTATWANTYMHKALHFSLVEAGVVMSIYGIAALLCKPAAGILTDVFGKKKKILIFWMIIVFAPLLLFFGINTNITFVYITAPFLGIAAFLYTPVLSVFVGELVELRLVGSATGLVNTIWQLGSLLSPLAVGMVLDATNNYVFAFATLAAGPLIGALVILTVKEKKKED